One window from the genome of Magnolia sinica isolate HGM2019 chromosome 4, MsV1, whole genome shotgun sequence encodes:
- the LOC131242298 gene encoding uncharacterized protein LOC131242298 isoform X1, translating into MAKCFSFTASRDWCYRYTFTAAGLQSTTTDLGDGTTLHCWAPRGPKPEKPALLLIHGFGANCMWQWSEQLRPLLACYNIYVPDLLFFGESVTTRPERSESFQAQCLMRLMESMGVRTMSLVGISYGGFVGYSMAVQFPEAVERVVLCCTGVCLKEKDLEEGLFPVRDLGEAAEILTPQTPEKLRALVKLSFYRPPRAVPSCFLSDFIDVMCTDHVEEKRELINSILKDRKHLELPKITQPTLIIWGEQDQIFPLELAHRLKRHLEENAQMVVIKHAGHALNLEKSKEFCKHLKAFLIDSLHQDKSRKVE; encoded by the exons ATGGCGAAATGCTTCAGCTTCACGGCGTCGAGGGACTGGTGCTACCGCTACACGTTCACGGCAGCCGGGCTCCAGTCGACGACGACCGACCTCGGCGACGGGACCACCTTGCACTGCTGGGCCCCACGCGGCCCAAAGCCAGAGAAGCCCGCCCTCCTCCTCATACACGGATTCGGGGCCAATTGCATGTGGCAGTGGAGCGAACAGCTCCGGCCTCTCCTGGCCTGCTACAATATCTACGTCCCCGACCTCCTCTTCTTCGGCGAGTCGGTCACGACCCGGCCGGAACGGTCTGAGTCGTTCCAGGCCCAGTGCCTGATGCGGCTGATGGAGTCGATGGGGGTGCGGACGATGAGCTTGGTCGGGATCAGCTACGGCGGATTCGTGGGCTACAGCATGGCAGTGCAGTTCCCAGAGGCGGTCGAGCGGGTGGTGCTCTGCTGCACGGGCGTGTGCTTGAAAGAGAAGGATCTGGAGGAGGGACTGTTCCCCGTGCGGGATTTGGGGGAGGCGGCTGAAATTTTGACGCCGCAGACACCTGAGAAGCTGAGGGCGCTAGTGAAACTGTCCTTCTACAGGCCGCCCCGCGCCGTGCCCTCGTGCTTCctctccgatttcatcgat GTGATGTGTACAGATCATGTTGAAGAGAAAAGGGAGTTGATTAATTCGATACTCAAAGACCGGAAGCATCTAGAGCTTCCCAAGATCACTCAG CCGACCTTGATAATATGGGGAGAGCAAGATCAGATATTCCCCTTGGAATTGGCCCACAGGTTAAAAAG GCATCTGGAGGAGAATGCACAGATGGTAGTCATCAAGCACGCTGGGCATGCCCTCAATCTTGAGAAGTCCAAGGAATTCTGCAAGCATTTGAAGGCATTTCTTATTGATTCCCTTCACCAAGATAAAAGCAGAAAGGTAGAGTGA
- the LOC131242298 gene encoding uncharacterized protein LOC131242298 isoform X2, translated as MAKCFSFTASRDWCYRYTFTAAGLQSTTTDLGDGTTLHCWAPRGPKPEKPALLLIHGFGANCMWQWSEQLRPLLACYNIYVPDLLFFGESVTTRPERSESFQAQCLMRLMESMGVRTMSLVGISYGGFVGYSMAVQFPEAVERVVLCCTGVCLKEKDLEEGLFPVRDLGEAAEILTPQTPEKLRALVKLSFYRPPRAVPSCFLSDFIDVMCTDHVEEKRELINSILKDRKHLELPKITQPTLIIWGEQDQIFPLELAHRLKRFVWNVWMDCQKICRHLEENAQMVVIKHAGHALNLEKSKEFCKHLKAFLIDSLHQDKSRKVE; from the exons ATGGCGAAATGCTTCAGCTTCACGGCGTCGAGGGACTGGTGCTACCGCTACACGTTCACGGCAGCCGGGCTCCAGTCGACGACGACCGACCTCGGCGACGGGACCACCTTGCACTGCTGGGCCCCACGCGGCCCAAAGCCAGAGAAGCCCGCCCTCCTCCTCATACACGGATTCGGGGCCAATTGCATGTGGCAGTGGAGCGAACAGCTCCGGCCTCTCCTGGCCTGCTACAATATCTACGTCCCCGACCTCCTCTTCTTCGGCGAGTCGGTCACGACCCGGCCGGAACGGTCTGAGTCGTTCCAGGCCCAGTGCCTGATGCGGCTGATGGAGTCGATGGGGGTGCGGACGATGAGCTTGGTCGGGATCAGCTACGGCGGATTCGTGGGCTACAGCATGGCAGTGCAGTTCCCAGAGGCGGTCGAGCGGGTGGTGCTCTGCTGCACGGGCGTGTGCTTGAAAGAGAAGGATCTGGAGGAGGGACTGTTCCCCGTGCGGGATTTGGGGGAGGCGGCTGAAATTTTGACGCCGCAGACACCTGAGAAGCTGAGGGCGCTAGTGAAACTGTCCTTCTACAGGCCGCCCCGCGCCGTGCCCTCGTGCTTCctctccgatttcatcgat GTGATGTGTACAGATCATGTTGAAGAGAAAAGGGAGTTGATTAATTCGATACTCAAAGACCGGAAGCATCTAGAGCTTCCCAAGATCACTCAG CCGACCTTGATAATATGGGGAGAGCAAGATCAGATATTCCCCTTGGAATTGGCCCACAGGTTAAAAAGGTTTGTTTGGAATGTTTGGATGGATTG TCAGAAAATTTGTAGGCATCTGGAGGAGAATGCACAGATGGTAGTCATCAAGCACGCTGGGCATGCCCTCAATCTTGAGAAGTCCAAGGAATTCTGCAAGCATTTGAAGGCATTTCTTATTGATTCCCTTCACCAAGATAAAAGCAGAAAGGTAGAGTGA